A section of the Metabacillus endolithicus genome encodes:
- a CDS encoding phosphotransferase family protein — protein sequence MSDIIPVRSGEELNDKTVKEFLIHHFPQLSEEDPLIINQFGTGASNLTYELKLGNWEGVLRRPPLGPVAPKAHDMKREFKILSALHPMFPPAPKPYLFSEDEEVVGSPFLIMERRHGILLNTDFPPDTPSSHELGEKLSEMMIDTLVQLHQVNYKGTVLEELSNPDGFLERQVYGWIKRYHSAKTDDIKIIDELTNWLVKNIPSSQEATIIHYDFKFNNALFSHDFSQLTGLFDWEMTTVGDPLADVGAALSYWCQNDDPDLLKYGLGKPPITVKEGFYTRNQFIERYAAKSGRDLSQIHYYMTFAYFKLAVICQQIYYRYHNGQTNDKRFKDFHLYVKTLIEHAVSVSREKAR from the coding sequence ATGAGTGATATAATTCCAGTCAGAAGTGGAGAGGAGCTTAATGATAAAACAGTTAAAGAATTTTTAATACATCATTTTCCGCAGCTTTCTGAAGAAGATCCCCTAATCATTAATCAATTTGGAACAGGTGCTTCAAATTTAACGTATGAGCTTAAGCTAGGAAACTGGGAAGGAGTGTTAAGAAGGCCACCACTTGGTCCTGTTGCACCTAAAGCTCATGATATGAAACGAGAATTTAAAATTTTGAGTGCCCTTCACCCTATGTTTCCACCTGCACCGAAACCGTATCTGTTTTCAGAAGACGAAGAGGTGGTCGGAAGTCCATTTCTTATTATGGAAAGAAGGCATGGAATATTGTTAAATACTGATTTTCCTCCCGATACTCCGTCTTCACATGAGCTTGGAGAAAAGTTAAGCGAAATGATGATTGATACTCTTGTTCAGCTTCACCAAGTTAATTATAAAGGAACAGTTTTAGAAGAACTGAGTAACCCTGATGGCTTTTTGGAACGTCAGGTTTATGGTTGGATAAAGCGATATCACAGTGCAAAAACAGATGATATTAAAATAATAGATGAATTAACAAATTGGCTAGTAAAAAATATTCCTTCTTCACAAGAAGCCACGATCATACATTATGACTTTAAATTCAACAATGCATTATTCTCTCATGATTTTAGTCAACTAACTGGATTGTTTGATTGGGAAATGACAACTGTTGGTGATCCATTAGCAGATGTTGGTGCAGCGTTAAGCTATTGGTGTCAGAACGATGATCCGGACCTATTGAAATATGGACTTGGTAAGCCACCAATAACAGTTAAAGAAGGATTTTATACTAGAAATCAATTTATCGAACGATATGCTGCAAAAAGTGGCCGTGATTTGTCACAAATCCATTACTATATGACATTTGCTTATTTTAAGCTAGCGGTCATTTGTCAGCAGATTTATTATCGTTATCATAATGGGCAAACAAATGATAAACGGTTTAAAGACTTTCATCTATATGTGAAAACACTTATTGAGCATGCTGTATCTGTAAGTCGAGAAAAGGCAAGGTGA
- a CDS encoding 2-phosphosulfolactate phosphatase produces MTKVHVIMKKEEIIEEKMEGNIAIVIDVLLATSTITCALVDGAKAVIPVHNAEEARVASNLIRAENHILVGEYEGKTIEGFYDPMPTILKDSIQGKHMILSTTNGTVAINKSKKANKIYICSLLNGKAVANTITHFHKDDSIIIVCSGSSDQFCLEDFYGAGHLIYHLQEKMHLQLTDSAKAARLFYESNKSVAETILLSSRVGEMLEKYGFIDEVKVVSQKDCFEIVPFFDGEKIIAGGECV; encoded by the coding sequence GTGACAAAGGTACATGTGATCATGAAAAAAGAAGAAATTATTGAGGAGAAAATGGAGGGGAATATTGCAATTGTTATCGATGTCTTACTGGCAACCTCAACAATCACCTGTGCACTTGTGGATGGGGCGAAAGCGGTTATTCCTGTTCATAATGCAGAAGAAGCTCGTGTAGCCTCAAATCTTATCAGAGCAGAAAATCACATACTAGTTGGAGAATATGAGGGGAAAACAATTGAGGGTTTTTATGATCCAATGCCAACCATTTTAAAAGACAGCATTCAAGGCAAGCATATGATCTTATCTACAACAAATGGAACAGTAGCAATTAATAAATCAAAAAAAGCAAATAAAATTTATATTTGTTCTCTATTAAATGGAAAAGCAGTTGCAAATACAATTACTCATTTTCATAAAGATGATTCTATTATTATTGTGTGTTCTGGATCTTCAGATCAGTTTTGTTTAGAAGATTTTTATGGAGCGGGGCATCTTATCTATCATTTACAAGAAAAGATGCATTTACAGCTAACAGATTCGGCTAAGGCAGCTCGACTTTTTTATGAAAGCAATAAATCTGTTGCTGAAACGATTCTTCTTTCATCAAGGGTAGGAGAAATGCTTGAAAAATATGGATTCATTGATGAAGTGAAAGTTGTTAGCCAAAAAGATTGCTTTGAAATTGTTCCATTTTTTGACGGAGAAAAAATTATAGCAGGGGGAGAGTGTGTATGA